The Serpentinimonas maccroryi genome has a segment encoding these proteins:
- the bioF gene encoding 8-amino-7-oxononanoate synthase yields MLIAHLNRQLLELDAAALRRRLRIQTTPCQPQLQLQGSAAPLLAFCSNDYLGLANHPALAQALADGARRWGVGSGASHLVSGHTQAHAALEERLAAWQAAHIPGARALLFGSGYAANLALLTALGDASSTLFCDQLNHASLIDGARLSKAAVQRYPHADLAALAQQLQSCSTPLKLIVTDAVFSMDGDLADLPALLQLAEQHDAWLIVDDAHGFGVLGARGHGSLEHFGLRSERLIYMGTLGKAAGAYGAFVAAHPSIVEWLLQRGRTYIYTTALPPALAHALQSSLDLIEGSDGAVRRAHLEALIGRWRAGVQALLEPMERGQGGAPTRLHLLESRTPIQPLIVGDNARALSLDAALQARGLRVPAIRPPSVPEGSARLRLTFSASHTQAELDRLLAALAASLQELPS; encoded by the coding sequence ATGCTGATCGCACACCTGAACCGTCAGTTGCTTGAGCTCGACGCCGCGGCGCTGCGGCGGCGCTTGCGCATCCAAACCACACCGTGCCAGCCGCAGCTGCAGTTGCAAGGTAGCGCGGCCCCGCTGCTGGCCTTTTGCAGCAACGACTACCTTGGGTTGGCCAACCATCCGGCGCTGGCGCAAGCGCTGGCCGACGGCGCCCGGCGCTGGGGTGTGGGCAGCGGCGCTTCGCATCTGGTGAGCGGCCACACCCAAGCCCATGCGGCGCTCGAAGAGCGGCTGGCGGCTTGGCAGGCGGCGCACATACCGGGCGCGCGCGCGCTGCTCTTTGGCAGCGGTTATGCGGCCAACCTCGCGCTGCTCACGGCCCTGGGCGACGCCTCGAGCACGCTGTTTTGCGACCAGCTCAACCACGCCTCGCTGATTGACGGCGCGCGCCTGTCCAAAGCCGCGGTGCAGCGCTATCCCCATGCCGATCTCGCCGCGCTGGCGCAGCAGTTGCAAAGCTGCAGCACGCCGCTCAAACTCATCGTCACCGACGCCGTGTTCAGCATGGACGGCGACTTGGCCGACCTGCCGGCACTGCTGCAACTGGCCGAGCAGCACGATGCCTGGCTGATCGTCGATGACGCGCACGGCTTTGGCGTGCTGGGCGCGCGCGGACACGGCAGCCTAGAGCACTTTGGACTGCGCAGCGAGCGCCTGATCTATATGGGCACGCTGGGCAAGGCGGCGGGCGCCTACGGGGCGTTCGTGGCCGCGCACCCCAGCATCGTCGAGTGGCTGCTGCAGCGCGGCCGCACCTACATCTACACCACGGCGCTGCCGCCTGCGCTGGCGCACGCCCTGCAGAGCAGCCTGGATTTGATCGAGGGCTCCGATGGCGCCGTGCGCCGCGCACACCTCGAGGCCCTGATCGGGCGCTGGCGCGCTGGCGTGCAAGCCCTGCTGGAGCCTATGGAGCGCGGGCAGGGCGGGGCGCCGACGCGGCTGCACCTGCTCGAGTCGCGCACCCCGATCCAGCCGCTGATCGTCGGCGATAATGCTCGTGCGCTGAGCCTAGACGCCGCCTTGCAGGCGCGTGGCCTGCGCGTGCCGGCCATTCGCCCGCCCTCGGTGCCCGAGGGCAGCGCGCGCCTGCGGCTGACCTTCAGCGCCAGCCACACCCAGGCCGAACTGGACCGTTTGTTGGCGGCGCTGGCCGCGTCTTTGCAGGAACTGCCTTCATGA
- a CDS encoding polyhydroxyalkanoate depolymerase: protein MLYQIYENQRSLIEPFSDFAQMTAKLFANPLSPLGQVPMAQRIAAAYDLVHRLGKDYEKPEFGIRHVDIEGQHVAIDERIEIDKPFCELRRFKRFSDHPATLTRLKTQPVVLIVAPLSGHYATLLRDTVRTMLREHKVYITDWKNARMVPLSEGDFHLDDYVNYVQEFIRHLQQKYGNCHVISVCQPTVPVLAGVSLMASRGELAPLSMTMMGGPIDARKSPTSVNNLAAQRSFEWFENNVIYRVPASFPGAGRRVYPGFLQHSGFIAMNPDRHASSHYDYFRDLIKGDNESAEAHRQFYDEYNAVLDMDAHYYLETINTVFQEFKLVNGTWDVRNEQGALERVRPQDIKHTGLLTIEGELDDISGCGQTHAAHGLCTGIEDPKQRHFEVPGAGHYGIFSGRRWREQVYPVVKAFIVEHEPKSAAGIEAARLGAAELDDGDSDETAAAAAPTAPSSPTRGRTARKPAAGD from the coding sequence ATGCTGTACCAGATTTATGAAAACCAGCGCTCGCTGATCGAGCCCTTTTCCGACTTTGCGCAAATGACCGCCAAGTTGTTTGCCAACCCGCTCTCGCCGCTGGGCCAGGTGCCGATGGCGCAACGCATCGCCGCCGCCTACGACCTCGTGCACCGCTTGGGCAAGGACTACGAAAAGCCTGAGTTCGGCATCCGCCACGTGGACATCGAGGGCCAGCACGTGGCGATCGACGAGCGCATCGAGATCGACAAGCCCTTTTGCGAGCTGCGCCGCTTCAAGCGCTTTTCTGACCACCCGGCCACGCTGACCCGGCTCAAAACCCAGCCCGTGGTGCTGATCGTGGCACCGCTGTCGGGCCACTACGCCACGCTGCTGCGCGACACCGTGCGCACCATGCTGCGCGAGCACAAGGTCTATATCACCGACTGGAAAAACGCGCGCATGGTGCCGCTGTCCGAAGGCGATTTTCACCTCGACGACTACGTCAACTATGTGCAGGAGTTCATTCGCCATCTGCAGCAAAAATACGGCAACTGCCACGTCATCAGCGTTTGCCAGCCGACCGTGCCGGTGCTCGCGGGGGTCTCGCTCATGGCCAGCCGGGGCGAACTCGCGCCGCTGTCCATGACCATGATGGGCGGCCCGATCGACGCGCGCAAATCACCCACTTCGGTCAACAACCTGGCAGCGCAGCGCAGCTTCGAGTGGTTCGAGAACAACGTCATCTACCGCGTGCCGGCGAGCTTTCCCGGCGCTGGGCGGCGCGTCTATCCGGGTTTTTTGCAGCACAGCGGCTTTATCGCCATGAACCCGGACCGCCACGCCAGCAGCCACTACGACTACTTCCGCGACCTGATCAAGGGCGACAACGAGAGCGCCGAAGCGCACCGCCAGTTCTACGACGAGTACAACGCCGTGCTCGACATGGACGCGCACTACTACCTCGAAACCATCAACACCGTGTTCCAAGAGTTCAAACTCGTCAACGGCACTTGGGATGTGCGCAACGAACAGGGCGCGCTCGAGCGCGTGCGCCCGCAAGACATCAAGCACACCGGCTTGCTGACCATTGAGGGCGAGCTCGACGACATCTCGGGCTGTGGCCAGACGCACGCTGCGCACGGGCTGTGCACCGGCATCGAAGACCCGAAGCAGCGCCACTTCGAAGTGCCGGGTGCCGGGCACTACGGAATTTTCAGCGGCCGGCGCTGGCGCGAGCAGGTCTATCCGGTGGTCAAGGCCTTTATTGTCGAGCACGAACCGAAGTCGGCCGCGGGCATCGAGGCGGCGCGCTTGGGCGCGGCAGAACTCGACGACGGCGATTCGGATGAGACTGCTGCTGCCGCAGCCCCAACCGCGCCGTCCAGCCCGACACGCGGGCGCACAGCACGCAAACCCGCTGCCGGTGACTGA
- the bioD gene encoding dethiobiotin synthase, with amino-acid sequence MTLPPSAGHTPGQPPRQLLKGCFVTGTDTEVGKTRVSAGLLHWLGAQGLRAAGYKAVASGMEQVDGRWLNEDVQTLWAAGWPGVRPEQVGPLQLRTACAPHIAAALEGRQIDFAALRDGAHALAQQVDCVVAEGAGGLCVPLGPDWDSSDLMRALGLPLVLVVGLRLGCINHALLTAEAIRARGLRLGGWVANTLDPDMPFLTENIATLRHEFARRHKSPCLGVLPRLAPAGAAQMAQAAAAHLDDAALRRLFGLPPA; translated from the coding sequence ATGACCCTTCCACCCTCTGCCGGTCACACCCCCGGTCAGCCGCCCCGCCAGCTCCTGAAAGGCTGCTTCGTCACCGGCACCGACACCGAAGTCGGCAAAACCCGCGTCAGCGCCGGCTTGCTGCATTGGCTGGGTGCGCAAGGCCTGCGCGCGGCCGGCTACAAAGCGGTGGCCTCGGGCATGGAGCAGGTGGACGGCCGCTGGCTCAACGAAGACGTGCAAACCCTGTGGGCCGCAGGCTGGCCCGGGGTGCGCCCCGAGCAGGTGGGGCCGCTGCAGCTGCGCACCGCTTGTGCACCGCACATTGCGGCCGCGCTCGAGGGCCGGCAGATCGACTTCGCCGCCTTGCGCGACGGCGCCCACGCGCTGGCGCAGCAGGTGGACTGTGTGGTGGCCGAAGGCGCCGGCGGCCTGTGCGTGCCGCTGGGCCCGGACTGGGACAGCTCCGACCTGATGCGCGCCCTCGGCCTGCCGCTGGTGCTGGTGGTGGGGCTGCGCTTGGGCTGCATCAACCACGCGCTGCTCACCGCCGAAGCCATCCGTGCGCGCGGCCTGCGCCTAGGCGGCTGGGTGGCCAACACGCTCGACCCCGACATGCCTTTTTTGACCGAGAACATCGCCACGCTGCGGCACGAGTTTGCCCGCCGCCACAAGAGCCCGTGCTTGGGCGTGCTGCCGCGCTTGGCTCCAGCTGGTGCAGCCCAAATGGCCCAAGCGGCGGCCGCGCACCTAGATGACGCCGCACTGCGCCGCCTCTTTGGCCTACCGCCAGCCTAA
- the bioB gene encoding biotin synthase BioB — translation MSTCATPIDVSALRRAGGSAPGADARHAATKAADTAAQATAAPRWSVAAIEALFALPFMDLLHQAQQVHRQHFDPNAVQLSTLLSIKTGGCAEDCGYCPQSAHFDTGVEASKLLPLDEVLQAASAAKAQGASRFCMGAAWRSPKMRDLQRVTEMVQGVRALGLETCMTLGMLEAEQAQQLKAAGLDYYNHNLDSAPDFYGQIISTRTYQDRLDTLEHVRSAGIKVCSGGIVGMGETRAQRAGLLAQLANLEPYPESVPINNLVPMPGTPLADAAPIDPFEFVRTIAAARITMPRALVRLSAGREQMEDALQALCFAAGANSIFYGDRLLTTANPQAARDRALFARLGLRAQGAAPEAPQPAPDQVAA, via the coding sequence ATGAGCACTTGCGCCACCCCGATCGATGTCTCTGCCCTGCGCCGTGCCGGCGGCTCTGCGCCGGGTGCAGACGCCCGCCACGCGGCCACCAAGGCTGCCGACACAGCTGCCCAAGCCACTGCGGCGCCGCGCTGGTCGGTGGCCGCCATCGAAGCCCTGTTTGCGTTGCCTTTCATGGACTTGTTGCACCAGGCGCAGCAGGTGCACCGGCAGCATTTCGACCCCAACGCGGTGCAGCTCTCGACCCTGCTCTCGATCAAGACCGGCGGCTGTGCCGAAGACTGCGGCTACTGCCCGCAGTCGGCGCATTTCGACACCGGCGTCGAGGCCAGCAAGCTGCTGCCGCTCGACGAGGTGTTGCAAGCCGCCAGCGCCGCCAAGGCCCAAGGCGCGAGCCGCTTTTGCATGGGCGCGGCTTGGCGCAGCCCCAAGATGCGCGATCTGCAGCGCGTGACCGAAATGGTGCAGGGCGTGCGCGCGCTCGGGCTCGAAACCTGCATGACGCTGGGCATGCTCGAGGCCGAGCAGGCGCAGCAGCTCAAAGCCGCCGGGCTCGATTACTACAACCACAACCTCGACAGCGCGCCCGATTTTTACGGCCAGATCATCAGCACGCGCACCTACCAAGACCGGCTCGACACGCTCGAGCACGTGCGCTCGGCCGGCATCAAGGTCTGCAGTGGCGGCATCGTCGGCATGGGCGAAACGCGGGCGCAACGCGCCGGCTTGCTGGCGCAGTTGGCCAACCTCGAGCCCTACCCCGAGTCGGTGCCGATCAACAACCTGGTGCCCATGCCCGGCACCCCCTTGGCCGACGCCGCGCCGATCGACCCGTTCGAGTTCGTGCGCACCATCGCCGCGGCGCGCATCACCATGCCGCGTGCGTTGGTGCGGCTGTCGGCCGGGCGCGAGCAGATGGAAGACGCGCTGCAGGCGCTGTGCTTTGCCGCCGGGGCGAATTCGATTTTTTATGGCGATCGGCTGCTCACCACCGCCAACCCGCAGGCCGCGCGCGACCGCGCCTTGTTTGCCCGCCTGGGGCTGCGCGCGCAGGGCGCCGCGCCCGAGGCGCCGCAGCCGGCACCCGATCAAGTGGCTGCTTGA
- the rsxB gene encoding electron transport complex subunit RsxB — translation MTDSLVEHLDALLPQTQCRRCGYPDCRSYAQALAAGTAEINQCPPGGEEGVARLAALLGRPALPLNPAHGLEGPMTVAVIDEQWCIGCTLCLKACPTDAIVGAHKRMHTVIDAYCTGCDLCLPVCPVDCIQMVPVAAANGAQGDQGIHGTASTATGWAAWSPAQAEQARQRYIARQARLQRTEAAHQARLLAKAEAKLADLPAHSKHTDPVVLERKRTLVEAALARARAAQAAKMQERLPRSEANEGKAHQA, via the coding sequence GTGACTGATAGCCTGGTCGAACACCTAGACGCGCTGCTGCCGCAGACGCAGTGCCGGCGCTGCGGCTACCCAGACTGCCGCAGCTACGCCCAGGCCTTGGCCGCCGGCACTGCCGAAATCAACCAGTGCCCACCGGGGGGCGAGGAAGGTGTGGCGCGCTTGGCTGCCCTGCTGGGCCGCCCCGCCCTGCCGCTAAACCCGGCCCACGGCCTCGAGGGCCCCATGACGGTGGCGGTGATCGACGAGCAGTGGTGCATCGGCTGCACCCTGTGCCTCAAAGCCTGCCCGACCGACGCCATCGTGGGCGCGCACAAGCGCATGCACACCGTAATCGACGCCTATTGCACCGGCTGCGATCTGTGCCTGCCGGTGTGCCCGGTGGACTGCATTCAGATGGTTCCGGTGGCGGCCGCAAATGGCGCTCAAGGCGATCAAGGTATCCACGGCACGGCCTCCACGGCCACCGGCTGGGCCGCTTGGAGCCCGGCGCAAGCCGAGCAAGCCCGCCAGCGCTACATTGCCCGCCAAGCGCGCCTGCAGCGCACCGAGGCAGCGCACCAAGCGCGCCTGCTGGCCAAAGCCGAGGCCAAACTGGCCGACCTGCCCGCGCACTCCAAACACACCGACCCGGTGGTGCTGGAGCGTAAACGCACACTCGTCGAGGCGGCGCTGGCGCGCGCTCGGGCGGCTCAGGCCGCCAAGATGCAAGAGCGGTTGCCTCGATCCGAGGCCAACGAAGGCAAGGCCCATCAAGCTTAG
- a CDS encoding NnrS family protein: MELKPRLQRMGAGLTFEALRLFFPLAALHAALWPLLWVLLLGYTLPSAAGMPAALWHGKEMIYGAFGAALIGFVLSAMPEWTGTARLSGRALWALASAWLLARLIGLWGAEALLPLAAALDALLYGGLAAYASWLAWRRPVARLWAFAGWLWAFAAVALGLRFAFWHDDVALASAALHAAVLVFLALMALSLARILPAVLNLVLDPTQASTPFRPHPGRRNLAAGLVAVALAAHLLGLSNAVQAFLLLGAGAAFLDRIGDTFIGWRFFRPEVLVLAGAAALAGIGLILMGLGRLGSGAAALAGLHVTVMGGLGLAVIGVLAVAGRLHTGQSVQLPPSAVAAALLLVAATALRAAPALGMDATWAYAAASVLWAASFLLWLTGYLPAMADPARRAHDKCG, translated from the coding sequence ATGGAGTTGAAACCGCGCCTGCAACGCATGGGCGCGGGCCTGACGTTCGAGGCCTTGCGCCTGTTCTTCCCGCTGGCGGCGTTGCATGCCGCGCTCTGGCCGCTGCTGTGGGTGCTGCTGCTGGGCTACACCTTACCCAGCGCTGCCGGCATGCCAGCGGCGCTGTGGCACGGCAAAGAGATGATCTACGGCGCCTTTGGCGCGGCGCTGATCGGCTTCGTGCTCTCGGCCATGCCAGAGTGGACCGGCACCGCCCGCCTGAGCGGGCGCGCGCTCTGGGCGCTGGCCAGCGCTTGGTTGCTGGCGCGCCTGATTGGGCTGTGGGGCGCCGAAGCGCTGCTGCCGCTGGCTGCGGCCCTAGACGCCTTGCTCTACGGTGGCTTGGCGGCCTATGCGAGTTGGCTGGCGTGGAGGCGACCGGTGGCGCGGCTGTGGGCCTTTGCCGGCTGGCTGTGGGCCTTTGCTGCGGTGGCGCTGGGGCTGCGTTTCGCGTTCTGGCACGACGACGTCGCGCTGGCCTCGGCGGCGCTGCACGCAGCGGTGCTGGTCTTTCTGGCACTGATGGCGCTGTCGCTGGCGCGCATCTTGCCAGCGGTGCTGAACCTAGTGCTGGACCCGACGCAGGCCAGCACGCCGTTTCGGCCGCACCCGGGCCGACGCAACCTCGCGGCCGGCTTGGTCGCGGTGGCGCTGGCGGCGCATTTGCTCGGCCTGTCGAACGCGGTGCAGGCCTTCTTGCTGCTGGGCGCTGGCGCGGCCTTCCTCGACCGGATTGGCGACACCTTCATCGGCTGGCGCTTTTTCAGGCCCGAGGTGCTGGTGCTGGCCGGCGCGGCCGCACTCGCTGGCATCGGCCTGATTCTGATGGGGCTGGGGCGCCTAGGCAGCGGCGCGGCGGCACTGGCCGGGCTGCACGTCACCGTCATGGGCGGCTTGGGCTTGGCGGTCATCGGTGTGCTGGCGGTGGCCGGGCGGCTGCACACCGGGCAGTCGGTGCAGCTGCCGCCCAGCGCCGTCGCCGCCGCCCTGCTGCTGGTGGCGGCGACGGCGCTGCGTGCGGCTCCGGCGCTGGGCATGGACGCGACCTGGGCCTACGCCGCCGCCTCGGTGCTGTGGGCAGCGAGCTTTCTGCTCTGGCTCACGGGCTACCTGCCCGCCATGGCCGATCCGGCCCGGCGCGCGCACGACAAATGCGGCTAG
- a CDS encoding amino acid aminotransferase, which produces MSLFAAVEMAPRDPILGLNEQFAADPNPHKVNLGVGVYYDDNGKLPLLQCVQQAERAMLEHPAARGYLPIDGIAAYDNAVKALVFGADSEPVRSGRIATVQAIGGTGGLKIGADFLRKLKPGAQVLISDPSWENHRALFTSAGFDVGSYAYYDAKRLGIDFEGMLASLQAASPGSIVLLHACCHNPTGYDLSPEQWDRVVAVLQARGHTPFLDMAYQGFGHGIAEDGAVIQKFIQSGLDCFVATSFSKSFSLYGERVGALSVLCQSKDEAARVLSQLKLVIRTNYSNPPTHGGAIVAVVLNDPTLRALWERELAEMRLRIQSMRARLVAGLKAAGVQRDMGFITQQIGMFSYSGLSKEQMVRLRSEFGVYGTDTGRMCVAALNSKNIDYVCRSIAAVL; this is translated from the coding sequence ATGTCCCTTTTTGCCGCCGTCGAAATGGCCCCGCGCGACCCGATTCTGGGTCTGAACGAGCAGTTTGCCGCCGACCCCAATCCGCACAAGGTCAACCTCGGCGTGGGCGTCTATTACGACGACAACGGCAAACTGCCGCTGCTGCAGTGCGTGCAGCAGGCCGAGCGCGCCATGCTCGAACACCCGGCCGCGCGCGGCTACCTGCCCATCGACGGCATCGCCGCCTACGACAACGCGGTCAAGGCGCTGGTCTTTGGCGCCGACAGCGAGCCCGTGCGCAGCGGCCGCATCGCCACCGTGCAGGCCATCGGTGGCACCGGTGGGCTCAAAATTGGCGCCGACTTTCTGCGCAAGCTCAAGCCCGGGGCCCAAGTGCTGATCAGCGACCCGAGCTGGGAGAACCACCGCGCCCTCTTTACCAGCGCCGGCTTCGACGTCGGCAGCTACGCCTACTACGACGCCAAGCGCCTGGGCATCGACTTCGAGGGTATGCTCGCCAGCCTGCAAGCCGCCAGCCCCGGCAGCATCGTGCTGTTGCACGCCTGCTGCCACAACCCCACCGGCTACGACCTCAGCCCCGAGCAGTGGGACCGCGTGGTGGCGGTGCTGCAGGCGCGCGGCCACACGCCCTTCCTCGACATGGCCTACCAGGGTTTTGGCCACGGCATCGCCGAAGACGGCGCCGTGATCCAGAAGTTCATCCAATCCGGGCTCGACTGCTTCGTCGCCACCAGCTTTTCCAAGAGCTTCAGCCTCTATGGCGAGCGCGTGGGCGCGCTGTCGGTGCTGTGCCAAAGCAAGGACGAAGCGGCGCGCGTGCTGTCGCAGCTCAAACTCGTGATCCGCACCAACTACTCCAACCCGCCCACCCACGGCGGCGCGATCGTGGCCGTGGTGCTCAACGACCCGACCCTGCGCGCCCTGTGGGAGCGCGAACTGGCCGAGATGCGCCTGCGCATCCAGTCGATGCGCGCGCGCCTGGTGGCTGGCCTCAAAGCCGCCGGCGTGCAGCGCGACATGGGCTTCATCACGCAGCAGATCGGCATGTTCAGCTACTCGGGCCTGAGCAAAGAGCAGATGGTGCGTCTGCGCAGCGAGTTCGGCGTCTATGGCACCGACACCGGCCGCATGTGCGTGGCCGCGCTCAACAGCAAAAACATCGATTACGTCTGCCGCTCGATTGCCGCGGTGCTCTAA
- the bioA gene encoding adenosylmethionine--8-amino-7-oxononanoate transaminase, which yields MQTPCDAGADGAAARTLEPAADSPNASWQQRSLASVWHPCTQMQRAAAVPPLAVARASGPWLHDHEGRRYFDTSSSWWVNLFGHADPGIGAAIKAQLDQMPHVMLAGCTHAPAVELAERLSARTGGELGHLFFASDGASAVEIALKMSMHHWSNRGQPDKREFVCLQGGYHGETLGALAVTDVPVFRHAYAPLLYGGAHLVPSPDARLALPGADAAAVAERAAAALEALLAQRHAHIAALIVEPLVQGAAGMAMHHPHYLRRARALCERYQVHLIADEIAVGFGRTGSFFACEQAGIWPDLLCLSKGITGGFLPLSVVLCRDAIYRAFLSDEVARGFLHSHSYSGNALACRAALAVLDRFEQRDVLGDNARVAAVLDAALSTLAHDPRLEHLRRCGMIWAFDVRAEHAPVRFAERLHLVGRQHELLLRPIGRTVYLMPPYVLDEALARWLGARLIDTLNETLNPALAAGLGATLPPDADRTPEPSVA from the coding sequence ATGCAAACCCCCTGCGATGCCGGAGCCGATGGTGCTGCTGCGCGCACCTTGGAGCCTGCGGCCGACTCGCCCAACGCCAGCTGGCAGCAGCGCAGTCTGGCCAGCGTCTGGCACCCCTGCACCCAGATGCAGCGCGCCGCCGCCGTGCCGCCGCTGGCCGTGGCGCGCGCCAGCGGCCCCTGGCTGCACGACCACGAGGGCCGGCGCTACTTCGACACCAGCAGCAGCTGGTGGGTGAACCTGTTTGGCCACGCCGACCCCGGCATCGGCGCCGCCATCAAGGCCCAGCTCGACCAGATGCCGCACGTGATGCTGGCCGGCTGCACCCACGCGCCGGCGGTGGAGCTGGCCGAGCGCCTGAGCGCACGCACCGGCGGCGAGCTCGGGCACCTGTTCTTTGCCAGCGACGGCGCTTCGGCGGTGGAAATCGCGCTCAAGATGAGCATGCACCACTGGAGCAACCGCGGCCAGCCGGACAAGCGCGAATTCGTCTGCCTGCAAGGCGGCTACCACGGCGAGACCTTGGGCGCGCTGGCCGTGACCGACGTGCCGGTGTTTCGCCACGCCTACGCGCCGCTGCTCTATGGCGGCGCGCACCTCGTGCCCTCGCCCGATGCGCGCTTGGCCTTGCCGGGTGCAGACGCCGCCGCCGTGGCCGAGCGCGCCGCGGCCGCGCTCGAAGCCCTGCTGGCGCAGCGCCACGCCCACATCGCGGCGCTGATCGTGGAGCCGCTGGTGCAGGGCGCGGCCGGCATGGCCATGCACCACCCGCACTACCTGCGCCGTGCGCGCGCGCTGTGCGAGCGCTACCAGGTGCATCTGATCGCCGACGAAATCGCCGTCGGCTTTGGCCGCACCGGCAGCTTTTTTGCCTGCGAGCAAGCCGGTATCTGGCCCGATCTGCTGTGCCTCTCGAAGGGCATCACCGGCGGCTTCCTGCCACTGTCGGTGGTATTGTGCCGCGACGCCATCTACCGCGCCTTTTTGAGCGACGAGGTGGCACGCGGCTTCCTGCACTCGCACTCCTACAGCGGCAACGCGCTGGCCTGCCGCGCCGCGCTGGCGGTGCTCGATCGCTTTGAGCAGCGCGATGTGCTGGGCGACAACGCGCGCGTGGCGGCGGTGCTCGATGCGGCGCTGAGCACCCTGGCGCACGACCCGCGCCTCGAGCATCTGCGCCGCTGCGGCATGATCTGGGCTTTCGATGTGCGCGCCGAACACGCGCCGGTGCGCTTTGCCGAGCGCCTGCACCTGGTCGGGCGCCAGCACGAGTTGCTGCTGCGCCCGATCGGGCGCACCGTCTACTTGATGCCGCCCTACGTGCTCGATGAAGCACTGGCGCGCTGGCTGGGCGCACGCCTGATCGATACCCTGAACGAGACCCTGAACCCCGCGCTGGCTGCTGGCCTCGGCGCCACACTGCCCCCCGATGCTGATCGCACACCTGAACCGTCAGTTGCTTGA